Genomic DNA from Nitratidesulfovibrio vulgaris str. Hildenborough:
CCGTAGCCGGTCTCGGGATGCGTGGGCGGTACGCCGAAGGTGACGAACCAGCCGTCATCGGCAAGGCGTGTCGCCTCATCGAGGGCGGCTTGCCATCGAGGGATGTCGCCCAGCATGTGGTCGGACGGAAAGACGGCGATGGTGGGCGGTGTCTCGCCTCCGGTGGCCCGCCATGCGGCGTCGAGGCCGAGAAGGATGGCGGGCAGGGTATTGCGCCCGCGCGGTTCGGCGATGACACCGGCTTCAAGACGCGGGTCGAGGGTGCGGGCCTGCGCCCGGACCTCGAAGACGTGTTCTTCGTTGGTGACGACGTGGATGTGGTCGGGCCGGAAATGGGTGAGCGCGCGCTTGAGGGTCTCCTGCAACAGGGTCAGGTCGCCATTGAGCGCGATGAGTTGTTTGGGGAACAGAGAGCGCGAAATGGGCCAGAGGCGAGTGCCGGAACCTCCGGCGAGGATGATGGCGTGACAGGCGGGGGACTGCGCGTTCATGCGTGCTCCGTGTCGGGAGTGAAGCTGAAGGGGGTGCGAAAGTCGCGGAAGGTGCCGTGCCGCTGGTCTTTGGCAGACAGGATGGGTGTCATGTCGGGCCATGTGATGCCGATGTCCGGGTCGTTCCACGGCAGCCCCTGTTCCAGTGCCGGGGCATAGTAGGCGTCGACCTTGTACATGACCTCCGTTCCCGGTTCGAGCGTCATGTAGCCATGGGCGAAGCCGCGTGGCACATAGATCCGCTGGAACGATGCGGCGGTGAGGGTGCAGCCGAACCAGCGTCCGAAGGTGGGCGAGCCCTCGCGCAGGTCGACGGCGACATCATAGATGGAACCCTGGACGGCCCAGACGAGTTTTGCCTGCGTCATGGGAGGAAGCTGAAAATGCAGCCCGCGCAGGACACCCGCATCTTCCGAACGCGCGTGGTTGTCTTGCACGAAGCGCTGACCGTGCGTCAGGGTGTCGAAGAACGACTCCCGGTAGGTCTCAAGAAAAAAGCCACGTTCGTCCCGGTGGGCCTGTGGCGTAAGCAGCCGTAACCCGGGAAGTCCGGTTTCTGTGATGTGCATAGGACATCCTTCATGCGTTTTTCAGCACCCTAACCGAGGCGTCGCCTTTTTTGAAGAGGCGGGGTAGAATAAGAGTCTATTGCCGTGCTCAGACAGATGGGGTAGGTAGCTGATTGTTTGTATCTCCATAACATGATTTTCTTTATATATCAGTGAATACCGTGGGGGCGGGAGGAATGGCGAGAGAGTTACACACTGACGGGGAAGGCGATACTGCGGCCCATGCGCGCATCGCTGCACTTGAGGCCGAGGTTGAGGCCTTGCGTGCACGGGAACGGACGTTGCGCGATATTCTTCTTTCCATTCCCGACATGATCACCGTGCACGACCGTAACGAGAGCATCGTGTTCAGCAACTGGAAGGGTGACGACCTCTACTGGGAGAACCTTGGCGGTGAACGGCACGGAAGTCGGTGCTACGGCTGCTACTTCAGGGGGGAGAAGCAGTGCGACGCCTGTCAGATTGCCGAAGTCTTCGATACGGGCGTGCAGAAGAGCATCGAGCTTTACAACCCCGAGATTCGGGCCTTCAGGTCCATCACGGTCTTCCCGGTACACAACGCCGCTGGTGAGGTCGTGATGGTGGCCGAGTATGTGCGGGACGTGACCGCCACGCGGCGTATGGAACGCGAACTGCGCGTTGCCAAAGAGGCGGCAGAGGCCGCGGACAAGGCCAAGAGCGAGTTTCTCGCCTCCATGAGTCACGAGATACGCACCCCCATGAACGGAGTGCTCGGCATGCTCGACCTTGCGCTCGATACGCGCCTCGACGATGAGCAGCGCGATTATCTCGAGGCGGCACAGAATTCGGCCGAATCGCTGCTCGCGCTCATCAACGACATCCTCGACTTCTCCAAGATCGAAGCCGGCATGGTGGAACTGGACAGTCAGGCCTTCAGGCTACGTAAACGCCTCTCCACCCTGCACACCATGTTCGTGCACCGGGCAGAGGAGAAGGGCCTCGCCTTCGGGTTCCGCATCGGTGAAGAGGTGCCGGACGGGCTGGTGGGCGACCCCATGCGGCTGCGACAGGTGCTGGTCAACCTGCTGGACAATGCCATCAAGTTCACCGAGCAGGGGCGGGTCTATCTGGACGTGCAGCTTGATGCAGCCCAAGGCGCGCTTCCGGCCGAAGGCGAGCCGATACTCCTGCGTTTTTCGGTCACGGACAGCGGGCCGGGTATTCTGGAAAGCCATCGCGAGCATATCTTCGAACGCTTCGTGCAGGCCGATGGTTCGCTGTCGCGCAGGCATCGCGGCACGGGGCTGGGCCTTGCCATCTGCAAACGGCTGGCGACGCTCATGGGGGGGACATCACGGTGGAAAGTGCTCCGGGCAGCGGCAGCACGTTCACCTTCACGGCGTCGTTCGAACGCGCCTCCTTCGACGGTGCCGCTGACGACCGCAAACTGGCGCGTCAGCCGCAGAAGCCCGTGACCCCGGCGCGCATCCTCGTCGCCGAGGACCATCCCATGAACCTCATGTTCATCGAGAAGCTTCTTGCCAAGCAGGGCTACGAGGTACACACCGTCACCGATGGCACCGAAGTGCTGCCCGCGTTGCAACGCGAGCGGTTCGACCTTGTACTCATGGACATCGCCATGCCGGTCATGGACGGTATCGAAGCTACCCGTAGTGTGCGTCAGGCCGGGAACATGATCACGGACAAGAACGTGCCCATCATCGCCATGACAGCCCATGCCATGAAAGGCGACCGTGAACAGTTCCTTGCCGCAGGCATGGACGACTACATCGGCAAGCCCATCAATTCAGACAATCTCTGCAACATGCTGCTGAAGCACCTGCAGCGTGCGCGCAGGGCGGCGGAGTGCGCTTCGGCGTCATCTCCGGCTTGACCGGGAGCGCGCCAGAGGGCATAACGCCCCGGACATGCCCCTGCGGGGGCAGATGCGGAAGGGTGGCAGAGTCCGGTTTATTGCGGCGGTCTTGAAAACCGTTGTGGGGGGAACCCCACCGGGGGTTCGAATCCCTCCCCTTCCGCCAGAACGATGTTTACAGAGTGCCCGCAAGTGCCAAAAAGCGCTTGCGGGCCTTATGTTTATGCGTGTTTCGAGTGGCGGGGAGTGACAGCGAGTGACAGCAAATCGCGTTGACAGCCGGGGCAACTGGGGGGCAACTTTGGGGGCAACGAAGCGCAGCTTGCAGGCCGTGCCCCATCTTCCGCAAGTCATCGTTCTGCCATCGTAACGAAGCGAACCCGCAACTGCCTGCGACAATTGCGGGTTCCTTTCTGATTCCGGTGCCAGCCTACTGCTGCCCCACCTGCACCATCTCCCGGATGACCTCGCGCAGTTCCTGTGCAAGGCGGCTCAGTTCCGTGACCGCTTCGGCGGACTGCGCCATGGCCTGTGCCGTCTCGGAGGCGATGGCACTTATCTCGTCACTGGCCCTGTTGATCTCTTCGCTGGCGGCGGACTGCTGTTCGGCCGCTGTGGCGATGTTCCGAACCTGGTCGGCAGTCGTCTCGACGATGCTGACGATGGTGCCGAGCGCCTTGCCCGCCTCTCCGGCAAGCCGCGTACTCTCGCCCACTGCCTCGGCCGCCTTGTCCATCTCCTGAATGTTTCCCCGTGCGCCGGACTGGATGGCGTGTACGGCCTCGCCCACCTCCCGGGTGGCGTTCATGGTCTTTTCGGCAAGCTTGCGCACCTCGTCTGCGACAACGGCGAACCCTCGTCCCGCCTCGCCCGCACGGGCCGCTTCGATGGCGGCGTTGAGGGCCAGCAGGTTCGTCTGGTCGGCGATGTCGTTGATGACCACCATCACCTGACCGATGGCGTCGGCTTGCACGCCAAGGGTCTCAAGACTGTGCTTGAGGGTCTCGGAGCGTTCTCGCACCGTGCCGATGGCATCGACGACCCGCTGCACCACCTCTTCACCGGAACGCGCCTGCCTGATGGCGGTGTCTGCCTGTTCCGCCGCAAGTGAGGCGTTGCGCGCCACCTCCATGGTCGTGGCGTTCATCTCCTCGATGGCGGTGGCACTCTCCGTGGTGCGTTCGCGCTGGATGTCGGACCCTCGCGCCGACTCTTCGACCTGCGAGGCTATCTCCGTCGCGGCCGATGACACCTGCTGCGAGATGGAGTCCGCGTGGTCAGCGGCCTTGGAGATGGCTTCGTTGGTGCGGCGTATGGCCTCCTCCTGCCGCTTGAGGTCGGTGAGGTCGAGGAAGAGGACGATGGCGCCGATGGCGTTGCCGTCGCGGTCATGGAGAGGGGCTGCCGTCAGCCGTGCCGTGCGCAGGTCTCCCTTCTTGGTTCGCAGGTTCTCTTCGGTCTGGGTCTCCTTGCCGTGCGAGATGGCGAGGGCAGAGCATGTCGGGCATTCATCTCCGAAAAGCTCTTCGGCCTTGCGTCCCTTCGACCAGTATTCGACCGGCCTGGGTTCGGCCATGTAGGTGATGAGATGGTCGTTGACGAAGGTGATGTCACCCTGCCTGTCGGTGGTCACCACGGGAATGGGAATGGCCCGCAGCACCCCTGTGGCGAAGCCGAGGCGTTCTTTCAGTTCTGTCACCATGCGGCGGATGGCTTCGGCGAGTTCGAGGAGTTCCCCCCTGAAGTCCCCGGCGAGTTGTGCGTCGAGGTCACCGCTGGCGATGTTGGCGGCAAAGTCGCGGATGGACGCCACGGGTCGCGTGACCGAACGCGCCACCAGCCACGCCACCCCGAGCATGACAAGGGCCACAAGCAACGCCCCGCCCGAGAGGGCAAGGTTCAGGGTACGCACCGGCTGGTGGACTTCGGCTTCATCGATTTCGGCGATGAGTGCCCAAGTCGTGTCACCGACCTTGAGCGGCGCGTAGACCGAAAGCACAGGGTTGCCGTTGTAGTCGTTGATGATGCGCGCGCCCGACGTGCCCGTCAGTGCGTCGCGGCTGGCTTCGGTGTCGACGCCGTTGCGTTCCACCGTTCCCGCGAACGAGGCGTTGACGGTGCGTCCCTTGGAATCGAGGAATGAATCTGACCTCATGCGCTTGTCGGGGCCGACGAGGTAGGTCTCTCCGGATGTGCCCATGCCGGAACGTTCCTGCATGATGGCGTTGATTTGCTCGTTGGAAATCTGGAGGACGACGACGCCTGCGACCGTCCCGTCGAAGGTGACAGGGGCTCCGGCGAACATGGCGGGAGCCCCCTGGGAGGGCTCGTAGGGCTTCATGTCCGACATGGCGGGCTGACCGGTCTGCATCACTCGTCGCCATACGTCGCGCAAGGGAGTGTCGATGCTTCCGGCTGCGGACGCGAAGTCGTTCTCCTTGGCCACGGAATAGACCACGTCACCCTTGGTGGCATCCAGCAGCAGGTCGTAGAAGCCTGTGGTCGATACGAAGTCGGCAAAGCCCTTGTGCAGCCTGTCATGTACGGCTTTGTACACTGGCGGGGCATCGAACCTGCCGTTGGCGTATCCCTTGAAACCGCCCCCCACACCGCCCGCAGCATTGAATGTCGTCGCAAGGTCTCGAAACGCAGGGCCCAGCCAGGGCGAACGGGCAGCGGTCAGGACGAACTGCTGACGTTCTTCGAAGAAGAGTCGCATCTGGTTGCCCTTGATGGTGCGGATGGCCGTGAGGCTGTCGTAGGCTTGCCGCATCAGCGCATCACTGCTCAATGTGGCGGCCCACAGACCGATGACGATGACGGGCGCGAGGCCAGCCAGCAGGAACAGGACGAGAAGCCTGTTACGCATGGAATCGAGAAGGTGCATGACATACCTCCGGCGTCGGGGCGCATACAGGTGAGGATACTCCAGCCCGGAAAGCGGTGGACATGATATTGTTGTACAATCATTTCATGACACTTCGGCAACATAGGGGCCGGATGGGGCGCGTGGCGCACGGGGTGGTGTTCCGGAGGGGTTTTGGCGTAAGGTGGCGGACAGGAATGGCGAGGTCGCGCGACCTGCCCGCTCTTCATCAATCGAAGGAGCCTACCAAGCGGAGAAGACCATGACCGGACGCATACGTGAAGGCGGCCTCGCTGTGGCCGAACCCCTGCACCGTTGTATCGAACGCGAGATTCTGCCGGGCACCGGCATCTCCCCCTCCATCTTCTGGGCGGGGCTGGAAGAGCTTGTCGGCACCCTCGGCCCCCGTAACCGCGAATTGCTGGCCCGACGGGACAACATGCAGGCGGCGATAGACGCATGGCACAAGGAGCATCAGGGGCGGCCGCACGATGCCGCAGCCTACAGGCGTTTTCTCGAAGACATCCGTTATCTGCTTCCCGCACCGCAGGACCTCGCGGTTGAAACGCAGGGGGTCGACCCCGAAGTGGCGACCATCGCCGGGCCGCAACTTGTCGTGCCCGTGACCAACCCCCGCTATGCCCTCAATGCCGTCAACGCCCGCTGGGGCAGCCTCTACGACGCCCTGTACGGCAGCGACGTGATTGCCGACAGCGACGGGGCTGCACGTGGCGCTGCCTACAATCCCCTGCGGGGCGCGAAGGTGGTGGCGTATGCCGCCGCGTTCCTCGACAGGACATTCCCGTTGGCCGGGGCGAGGCATGCCGACGTGGTGCGCTACGAGTTGACCGGGCCACCGGTGGGTCGCAAGCTGTCGGCCCTCTGTGCCGACGGTACGGTGACGGGCCTGCTGCATCCTGATGCGTTCGCCGGCTATACGGGGGGAGAGCGCCCGACGACGGTGCTGCTGCGCAACAACGGGCTGCATGTCGAATTGCAGTTCGACCGCAGGCACCCGGTGGGGGCTGCCCACCCTGCGGGACTCAAGGATGTGGTGCTCGAGTCGGCGGTGACCACCATCCTCGATTGCGAGGATTCCGTGGCCACCGTCGATGCCGAAGACAAGGCCCTCGCCTATCGCAACCTGCTTGGACTGTTCCGGGGCGACCTTGAGACCTCGTTCGACAAGGGCGGGCGCAGCGTCTTCAGGCGTCTGGCAGCAGACAGGACGTACACCGCACCGGGCGGGGCAGCGTATGCCCTGCCGGGGCGCAGCCTGATGCTGGTGCGTAACGTGGGGCTGCTCATGACCACCGACGCCGTGCTCGACGCGGCAGGGCAGGAGATTCCTGAAGGCATCCTAGACGGGCTCGTCACCGCCTGCATCGGGCTGCACGACCTGCGCGGTGCGGGGCGTCATCGCAACAGCGGAGCCGGCAGCGTGTACATCGTCAAACCCAAGCTGCATGGCCCCGAAGAGGTGGCGTTCGTCTGCGAGCAGTTCAGACGCATCGAAGACATCCTCGGCATGGCGCGCAATACCCTCAAGATGGGGGTGATGGACGAGGAACGGCGAACCACGCTCAATCTTGCGGAGTGCATACGGGTGGCTTCGCAGCGTATCATCTTCATCAATACTGGCTTCCTCGACCGTACGGGCGACGAGATACACACCTGCATGGAGGCGGGGCCCGTCGTGCGCAAGAACGACATGAAGG
This window encodes:
- the rfbC gene encoding dTDP-4-dehydrorhamnose 3,5-epimerase, whose amino-acid sequence is MHITETGLPGLRLLTPQAHRDERGFFLETYRESFFDTLTHGQRFVQDNHARSEDAGVLRGLHFQLPPMTQAKLVWAVQGSIYDVAVDLREGSPTFGRWFGCTLTAASFQRIYVPRGFAHGYMTLEPGTEVMYKVDAYYAPALEQGLPWNDPDIGITWPDMTPILSAKDQRHGTFRDFRTPFSFTPDTEHA
- a CDS encoding PAS domain-containing protein, encoding MARELHTDGEGDTAAHARIAALEAEVEALRARERTLRDILLSIPDMITVHDRNESIVFSNWKGDDLYWENLGGERHGSRCYGCYFRGEKQCDACQIAEVFDTGVQKSIELYNPEIRAFRSITVFPVHNAAGEVVMVAEYVRDVTATRRMERELRVAKEAAEAADKAKSEFLASMSHEIRTPMNGVLGMLDLALDTRLDDEQRDYLEAAQNSAESLLALINDILDFSKIEAGMVELDSQAFRLRKRLSTLHTMFVHRAEEKGLAFGFRIGEEVPDGLVGDPMRLRQVLVNLLDNAIKFTEQGRVYLDVQLDAAQGALPAEGEPILLRFSVTDSGPGILESHREHIFERFVQADGSLSRRHRGTGLGLAICKRLATLMGGTSRWKVLRAAAARSPSRRRSNAPPSTVPLTTANWRVSRRSP
- a CDS encoding response regulator, with protein sequence MTPARILVAEDHPMNLMFIEKLLAKQGYEVHTVTDGTEVLPALQRERFDLVLMDIAMPVMDGIEATRSVRQAGNMITDKNVPIIAMTAHAMKGDREQFLAAGMDDYIGKPINSDNLCNMLLKHLQRARRAAECASASSPA
- a CDS encoding methyl-accepting chemotaxis protein; the encoded protein is MHLLDSMRNRLLVLFLLAGLAPVIVIGLWAATLSSDALMRQAYDSLTAIRTIKGNQMRLFFEERQQFVLTAARSPWLGPAFRDLATTFNAAGGVGGGFKGYANGRFDAPPVYKAVHDRLHKGFADFVSTTGFYDLLLDATKGDVVYSVAKENDFASAAGSIDTPLRDVWRRVMQTGQPAMSDMKPYEPSQGAPAMFAGAPVTFDGTVAGVVVLQISNEQINAIMQERSGMGTSGETYLVGPDKRMRSDSFLDSKGRTVNASFAGTVERNGVDTEASRDALTGTSGARIINDYNGNPVLSVYAPLKVGDTTWALIAEIDEAEVHQPVRTLNLALSGGALLVALVMLGVAWLVARSVTRPVASIRDFAANIASGDLDAQLAGDFRGELLELAEAIRRMVTELKERLGFATGVLRAIPIPVVTTDRQGDITFVNDHLITYMAEPRPVEYWSKGRKAEELFGDECPTCSALAISHGKETQTEENLRTKKGDLRTARLTAAPLHDRDGNAIGAIVLFLDLTDLKRQEEAIRRTNEAISKAADHADSISQQVSSAATEIASQVEESARGSDIQRERTTESATAIEEMNATTMEVARNASLAAEQADTAIRQARSGEEVVQRVVDAIGTVRERSETLKHSLETLGVQADAIGQVMVVINDIADQTNLLALNAAIEAARAGEAGRGFAVVADEVRKLAEKTMNATREVGEAVHAIQSGARGNIQEMDKAAEAVGESTRLAGEAGKALGTIVSIVETTADQVRNIATAAEQQSAASEEINRASDEISAIASETAQAMAQSAEAVTELSRLAQELREVIREMVQVGQQ
- a CDS encoding malate synthase G — encoded protein: MTGRIREGGLAVAEPLHRCIEREILPGTGISPSIFWAGLEELVGTLGPRNRELLARRDNMQAAIDAWHKEHQGRPHDAAAYRRFLEDIRYLLPAPQDLAVETQGVDPEVATIAGPQLVVPVTNPRYALNAVNARWGSLYDALYGSDVIADSDGAARGAAYNPLRGAKVVAYAAAFLDRTFPLAGARHADVVRYELTGPPVGRKLSALCADGTVTGLLHPDAFAGYTGGERPTTVLLRNNGLHVELQFDRRHPVGAAHPAGLKDVVLESAVTTILDCEDSVATVDAEDKALAYRNLLGLFRGDLETSFDKGGRSVFRRLAADRTYTAPGGAAYALPGRSLMLVRNVGLLMTTDAVLDAAGQEIPEGILDGLVTACIGLHDLRGAGRHRNSGAGSVYIVKPKLHGPEEVAFVCEQFRRIEDILGMARNTLKMGVMDEERRTTLNLAECIRVASQRIIFINTGFLDRTGDEIHTCMEAGPVVRKNDMKAQRWMLAYEDWNVDTGLAAGFGGKAQIGKGMWPKPDRLAEMVATKGAHPRAGANCAWVPSPTAATLHALHYHEVDVFARQRELAGCHRASLDDLLALPLMGEARPSPAEVREELENNAQSILGYVVRWVEMGIGCSKVPDIHDVGLMEDRATLRISSQHIANWLRHGICTEDEVRDVMLRMATVVDRQNKDEPGYRPMSADPGSSVAFRAACDLVFEGARQPNGYTEPILHARRREVKARSLTR